The Methanobacterium lacus genome includes a region encoding these proteins:
- a CDS encoding glutamate synthase-related protein, translating into MVQDSESKLMKIKNSPENRAKCHCKLCPSYPYKCGGEVLYCGKGPSKCDVDIEVCICDTCPIYFEYNLKGIYFCDKDMVGENKVFMRKKRSDEDDDRYQAVVDIKDESAVGESVVGSMGSLKKLPFSLDDLYFVPAQVMILPLNATDPVKTSIVLGKDAKKPLKLSSPIMISGLSFGAVSKSAKIVISKTASNLNVGFNSGEGGVLDEELESSKTMVVQYSTGRFGVEDEILKNAAAIEIRFGQGAYPGKGSYLPAEKMTEEVSSKRNLENGEPAYSPAHHPDILTPRDLKKKVSKLRRMSSGAPIGAKIGCGNVEDDVKVLVEAGVDFIALDGFGGGTGATDKYVRENVGIPIFSALPRAKQTLENLKPKRRVSLIGSGGLRSSADFAKCLALGADAVYIGTAALIAINCEQYRLCYTGNCPTGIATQNPKLEKQVDQEESVHKLINFIKLSSQEVANLTRITGKDNVSKLDKSDLVSVNRDLAVITGVKWINGELQS; encoded by the coding sequence ATGGTTCAAGACTCGGAATCTAAGTTAATGAAAATAAAAAATTCGCCAGAAAATCGTGCTAAGTGCCACTGTAAGCTATGTCCAAGCTACCCCTACAAATGTGGTGGTGAAGTTCTTTACTGTGGAAAGGGGCCAAGTAAATGTGATGTGGACATCGAGGTTTGTATCTGCGATACATGTCCCATTTACTTCGAATATAATCTCAAGGGTATTTATTTCTGTGACAAGGACATGGTTGGTGAAAACAAGGTTTTCATGAGAAAAAAACGTTCAGATGAGGATGATGATCGCTACCAAGCTGTGGTGGACATAAAGGATGAAAGTGCTGTTGGTGAGAGTGTGGTTGGATCCATGGGATCCCTTAAAAAACTCCCATTTTCATTGGACGACCTCTACTTCGTACCAGCTCAGGTCATGATTCTACCCCTAAATGCAACAGACCCTGTTAAAACCAGTATCGTGCTTGGAAAAGATGCTAAAAAGCCTTTGAAACTGTCAAGTCCCATAATGATATCTGGACTGAGTTTTGGTGCTGTTTCAAAGAGTGCTAAAATTGTGATTTCAAAAACTGCTTCGAACTTGAATGTAGGTTTTAACTCAGGTGAAGGTGGTGTTCTTGATGAAGAACTAGAAAGTTCCAAGACCATGGTTGTTCAGTACTCCACTGGAAGGTTTGGTGTTGAAGATGAAATCTTAAAAAATGCCGCTGCAATAGAGATCAGATTTGGACAGGGAGCCTATCCAGGTAAGGGAAGTTATCTACCTGCAGAGAAGATGACTGAAGAAGTTTCAAGCAAGAGGAACCTTGAAAATGGCGAACCAGCCTACTCACCAGCCCACCATCCAGACATACTCACACCAAGGGATCTGAAAAAGAAGGTGTCAAAACTCAGGAGAATGAGTTCAGGAGCACCCATAGGTGCAAAAATCGGTTGCGGAAATGTTGAAGATGATGTGAAGGTACTTGTGGAAGCTGGAGTGGACTTCATAGCACTTGACGGTTTTGGTGGAGGTACCGGTGCAACAGACAAGTATGTACGGGAAAATGTTGGAATACCAATATTCTCTGCATTACCACGTGCAAAGCAAACCTTAGAAAATTTAAAACCCAAACGAAGAGTTTCACTCATTGGTAGCGGTGGGCTTCGAAGCTCTGCTGACTTTGCTAAATGTCTTGCCCTCGGTGCCGATGCAGTTTATATTGGTACAGCAGCCCTGATAGCAATTAACTGTGAACAGTACAGGTTGTGCTACACAGGTAACTGTCCAACAGGCATTGCAACCCAAAACCCAAAGCTCGAAAAACAGGTGGATCAGGAGGAAAGTGTTCATAAACTAATCAACTTCATAAAGCTATCATCCCAGGAAGTAGCTAACCTAACCAGAATAACAGGAAAGGATAATGTTTCAAAACTGGATAAATCAGATTTAGTATCTGTAAACAGGGACCTGGCTGTTATAACTGGGGTTAAATGGATAAACGGAGAACTGCAAAGCTAG